The genome window aggttttcatattttaatgaggatagtatgcaaacaatgacagaagggggaaaataagtaagtgaaccatcacatttaagattttttgccccccccccccttgacagcaataacttcaaccagacgcttcctgtcgcTGTAgaacagtctggcacatcgatcaggactaatcttggcccattcgtctctacaaaactgctgtagttcagtcagattcctgggatgtctggcatgaatcgctgtctttagttcatgccacagtatctcaatgaagtctggactttgactttacTACTCCAGAAcgggtattttgttcttctgaaaccactctgaagttgatttacttctgtgttttggatcattgtgttgTTGCAGCGTCCATCCTCTATTCAGCTTCATCTGtcttgacagatggcctcaggcattcctgcaaaacatcctgataaacctttgaattcattcttccattaacgattgcaagttgtccaggcactgaggcagtaaaacagccccaaatcatgatgctcccttcaccatgtttcacagtggggatgaggtgttgatgttggtgagctgttacatttttcctccacaaatgactttgtgtgttactccccaaaaattcaactttggtttcatcagtctacaaaatattttgcccaaacttttgtagtgtccaagtgcctttttgggaacattaaatgagcagcaatgttatttttagacagcagtggcttcctccgtggagtgctCCCATGAACgctattcttggccatagttttacatattgttgatgtgtgcacagagatattggactgtgccagtgatttctgtaagtctgacactcgagggttcttttttacctttttgagtattctgcgctgatttcttggcgtcatctttggtggacgaccactccttgggagagaagcaaaagtgccaaactcctctatttgtagacaacttctctgactgtcgattgatgaaaatCCAGCCTTTTATAGACTGTTTTgtttcctttcccagctttatacatatCAACAATCgtggatcacaggtcttcagacagctcttttgaccgagccatgatgcacatcagacaatgcttttcatcaagacgtgtgtgttttacagtggtcagggcagctttaaaccactcatcagtgattgggcacacacctgacttaaaatgtttggtaaaaattggtttcaattgctctttaagtctccttaggcagagggttcacttacttttttccccccttctgtcattctttgcatgttatcctcatcaaaatatttaattctataaatgtttgggtggttttagttaaagcagacactgtattttcacctgtaattttgacaaagatccgatcacattcgattttgattttatgcaaaaatgtgggaaattccaaaaggttcaaatactttttcatcccaCAGTATAAAATGTATGGGGGAAAATTAAATCACGAAAGGGTACCCCATGTCACACAAGCGTGCAATCGCTTTCACtatcgtgactttttggactgtcaattgtcgccacttccaggatagCGAGACTCATGAAACGGCCGCTCCGGCTCCGCCTGTCTCAGCCACTGTTATAAGCGCACCCTGGTCcgcttgcattcacaagcgaagcagtGTGCGTTTAAAGCGGACtgagacccacgatttttgagtAGTTTGGATTCGCATTCACATTTACAAAGTcaagcggactatctgagaaaaagaactctggtctgtTTAAAACTGACCAAACAGTGCTAATGTGAAAGCAAGCGATGTAGTGATACTCTGACCAGTTTATTTGTCACAATTTAGTTGTCAACAAAATTGGCGGCCACACACAAGCCTTATTTAGAAATTGTTtactttttaattgcttctttggAAATACAGGTTAACCTTGCAATTGAAGTGCCGCTGCGATTATTAAGGACGCGCAATTAAGGCAATTTCAAAATGATTATAATTGCCGATAGTAATTGTTTAGGATTTTCTTGTGTATATCCATACTGATTCTTAAATCTTGGTCAGAGAGTATCAAACTCATCTCAGAACATTGTGTGAATAATTTGATCTTGAAAAATTGAACTTTGAGTACTGTACAAGATGTAGAAACAATACTCAAACTTTGTGCGAACAACTCGCTAAATTTAGCTCCTTACTAATTGAAGAAGTAGCAGAAATTAGTTTAGTGTCTTGAAGTCCTTTTCGAATTCAAATTACTTTTCTTatccgccatatcgtcagagccATTTTGTGACTTAGTTACAGAAAGCACATTATAATgggaaaatgtttttctttcagAAAAAATACAAggggacatttttttgtttgtttgcaaaCTCATAGTACGATGGGGTTTCacagttttgtttgaacaccaaatacTTCAAACTGATTACAAAATATCTATCATTTTATCTTCAGTATTACTCTCATTTGTTTTAAATCTGGATCAGGCTATCTTTAAAGTAGTGCGAAGGGTACCTGGGAGAAAGACAGCTgctatgtttttaatgcacggCATGGAGATTGAGTAAAGTGGTGTACCCGTGTTTAGATAATTTGACAAATCTGAAACTGTTATCCTGTAGTGTCATGTTACCAGACTTCAATGCCCAGATAATGTTGTGTATGGTCACCCTAAATTTGAAGTTAATCAACCAAGTGAATCGCTTATCAGGTGCCTATTACAAAAAATGTGTCTTAGTCAACCATTCTTTATTGTGCTAGATCGCGGTGCCTCGTGCTTGTACCCCACATAATACACAGATTGGCATGGTAAAGGATAAGGTTTATGTCTGACAGCTGCTGAAAGGGAGTCTCTAATAACCTcggcattttattttttcatgtccCAGGCTGCGGGTGCTGGCCTGGCCTATGTTGGTGCCCAGGTATTGAATAGCTTTGGCACTTATGACAGCTTCGTCGAGGACGAGCATCATTATGCCCTTATCCCGGCTGTCGTCATCATTAGCATCAGCACCTTGATGTTTGCTTTTGGCCTGCTGGGATGCTTCGCCACCATTCGAGAGTCCAAAGTGGGGTTGAGCTTTGTAAGTGCCCAACCTCAAATATGTGATAACACAACTTCACTTCGGTGTAATTCTGATCTGaattgttcttttttctttctctctctctctctcgtttCATGTAGTTTTTTCTGATCATAATGGTGATGTTTGCAGCTGAAGTGGCTGTTTTGGCGCTGAGCCTGATCTACCAAGGCAAGGTGAGTCATCTCAAACAGCTGGTTTTGTAACATTACAAGTGCATCTCATATACCTTCAGTCTAGTGAAAAATcaatatttttggtcatttgtgTGACTCTTACATTTTAATTCAAGCATTGCACGTACTATAGATTGAACTATGTATTTAAGCATTGTTCAAAATGTGTAATTTAGATTATTATGATTTACATAAACTACTACTTACAATTCATATTCTGGATTGctaatcctcacgagggttggaGGGATGCTTGAGGCCATCCCAGCTCACTATGGGCAGGAGGCCGGGTACAccttgaactggttgccagccaatcgcagggcacatataCTGTagaccagtggtctcaaaccggtcctcaaagggccgcagggggtactggatttcattccaaccaaacgagacaaataccttttcaccaatctggtttcttacaagtgtaatcagttgattgcaatcaggtgctgcttatgttagtagaaacctcattggttgaactgtttgtgctggatctgttggaacaaaaaccaggacccactgcggccctttgtggagtcggtttgagaccgctgctgTAGACTAACAACCTTTTACACTCACAATCACACCTATGGAGAACTTTAGTGTTCATTCAGTTTACCATGCATATTTTTGAGAGGAAACCATAGTATGCAGGAATGGGGACAACATTGAAACTCGGAACTCGGAAGGGTACACAATCATGGGGAAAGCCCGCTGACTTGTCAAATGTTCAACTGAAAGTACACcagggatccccaaccaccAGGTCAGGGGGCTtgtacacgtgcgtgttgattgcatatgagactccggTTCCttttacagatgtttattggtcatcaacacactgtaaaattaaagttcagacatacaaaataaggagacacttctatattaaacactttaaacgatagcattgctacattgaggctaatggggaaaaaagtcaacctactttagcctgctataaaacattggcagtcttctccaaaatgcaaacttgcagttaaaaggtgacaattcaaacattaaaaatagctgcttaacagcatttgcagatgaaagaaagaaaaaaaatgattactttaaccacatgcaatgacaaaaagatctttttttggcggagtgtaaagcttactgttaactggtgaacatttcaaaataaaagcacgtcatgtttgtcATACAAATAAAGGTTTCTGGAGTTGATCCAACTATAttaagaattcagattctactccAAGGGTGCTCAattccagtcctcgagagcccccatccagcttgttttccatttctccctcctccaacacacctgactcaaataatcaggatcattatcaggctcctgcagagcttgctgatgagctgatcatttgattcaggtgtgttcaaggagggagacatggaaaacaagctggataggggctctcgaggactggacttatGCACCCCTGTTCTACACTAAGaagagctttaaaatgacacccttaatGAAAAATCTGGTTTGCAATAAAAATACTATTATGTATATAGtaatatactataatattaatgctagatattttttttaaagaattttttttgatcatgttggaaaggcgaagtaagTGTTCTGAATCAATCCATcattctgtttacattccattcttttgcactacttaatgctatcagcatttgacctcattgtttgtgatttattgttatttacgtgtttatttgtactttaataaagacttTAAGtattccaaaatatttttgtgaattaataagcgtcatcaaaaatttcattgttaaattagtaaaaaaagggaggaaaaaattattagattagtcagcagactatttttacgatttgtcaactaatcgggagaaaagtagtcgtttgggacagccctagttgtacagtgtactggaacatatttcctccacacccttctcacctttttaacccctgacccattttcatgcctggctaAAACCAAGAAATCTTTCATGTTTGGAGAAGTCATTATGCCTGTGACAAAGGATATTTGCCATCAAGTTTTAGAAGAGGCTGCTGTTAagaaaggttgattcagcatacggagagttacattttccctgtacTTAATGTTCGTTTTTTAGCCCTGCCGTGTTATGTTATTATATTAATGTTGTGTATGTTGTGTTattattagcattatataatgttttatatttttcaaaGTATGCTGAACACATCAAGCATTTTAAcagaagaaaatgaatgaatgaagttgAACCAGCCATATAAGATGCGCGGCCTTGTTAGGACTGTTCAACTGCATCATGAGCCACCACACACAAGACAAGGTCCATAAATGCCGCATTACATGGGTCAAACCTCCTGTTAAGCAGAGACCGTCCAAAATGGAACTTGGAAAAGAACTGGATTTTTACCCAATTGTCCTTTGTAAATGAAAGCcatttttgcatttcatttgaaCATCAaagtcccaaaatcaagaggatgaACAGAGGTTTACAGAACCAGGGTTTGCTTGAAGTCCAGTAAGAAGCTTCCATAGTTAGTAGTGATTTTACATGTCATCTGCTGATGTTTTGGTGATTTGATGCAAACATCATGAAACTCAGGAGAACATCtttgaggtgttttttttttttcttttttaagtttatttttttaatagacaCTCTTTGTTTCACATGTGTACAGATAAACGGTCAGCTGGAGAATTCTTTGACTAAGGCCTTCTCAAAGTTTGGCGAGGAGGGCGCCGACACCTCAACTGTGGACAACTTGCAGACCCAGGTTTGGTATTTGCTGGCTTGCGCCTCAGTATTACACGACCCCCttttgttttcagttttttttcatgtgcttGCATTGTACAGTCAATGATCCAAATTGCAATTTAACAGGTCAAATTTTCTAAACGGAATGTTTCTTCATGCAGTTGCACTGTTGTGGCGTAAGGAACTACACCAGCTGGTTCAACACGACTTGGTATCAAAGCCACAATGGCACAGTGCCCAAGTCCTGCTGTAAAAATGACAGCATATCGTGTACTGGCAGGTTGGACCAATTAGACATGCTCAATTTAGAGGTGAACCTATTTTgctgtacaattttgtcttaaGCCAAATGTGGAGATGACAATACTATTTGTGGGCTCGTTTGTGTTTCAGGGTTGTGAAGTCAAGCTGGAGACCTTGCTAAAGCACGTGCTGAGATACGCCATGCTCGTTGTTCTGGGCTTTGCTATCATCAAGGTAACGAACGTGAAATTGTAATAGCCatgcatacagtgccttgcaaaagtattcggcccccttgaaccttgcaacctttcgccacatttcaggcttcaaacataaagatataaaattttaattttttgtcaagaatcaacaagtgggacacaatcgtgaagtggaacaaaatttattggataatttaaacttttttaacaaataaaaaactgaaaagtggggcgtgcaaaattattcggcccccttgcattaatactttgtagcgccacctttggcTCCAATtatagctgcaagtcgcttggggtatgtttctatcagttttgcacatcgagagactgacattcttgcccattcttccttgcaaaacagctcgagctcagtgaggttggatggagagtgtttgtgaacagcagtcttcagctctttccacagattctcgattggattcaggtctggactttgacttgaccattttaacacctggatacgtttatttttgaaccattcaattgtagatttggctttatgttttggatcattgtcctgttggaagataaatctccgtcccagtctcaggtcttgtgcagataccaacaggttttcttccagaatgttcctgtatttggctgcatccatcttcccgtcaattttaaccatcttccctgtccctgctgaagaaaagcaggcccaaaccatgatgctgccaccaccatgtttgacagtggggatggtgtgttcagggtgatgagctgtgttgcttttacgccaaacatatcgttttgcattgtggccaaaaagttcaattttggtttcatctgaccagaacaccttcttccacatgtttggtgtgtctcccaggtggcttgtggcaaactttaaacaagactttttatggatatctttgggaaatggctttcttcttgccactcttccataaaggccagatttgtgcagtgtacgactgattgttgtcctatggacagactctcccacctcagctgtagatctctgcagttcatccagagtgatcatgggcctcttggctgcatctctgatcagttttctccttgtttgagaagaaagtttggaaggatggccgggtcttggtagatttgcagtggtctgatgctccttccatttcaatatgatggcttgcacagtgctccttgagatgtttaaagcttgggaaatctttttgtatccaaatccggctttaaacttctccacaacagtatctcggacctgcctggtgtgttccttggttttcataatgctctctgcactttaaacagaaccctgagactatcacagagcaggtgcatttatacggagaccacaggtggattctatttatcatcagcggtcatttaggacaacattggatcattcagagatcctcactgaacttctggagtgagtttgctgcactgaaagtaaaggggctgaataatattgcatgccccacttttcagttttttatttgttaaaaaagtttaaattatccaataaatgttgttccacttcacgattgtgtcccacttgttgttgattcttgacaaaaaaattaaatttcatatctttatgtttgaagcctgaaatgtggcgaaaggttgcaagattcaagggggccgaatacttttgcaaggcactgtatataaaaacagATTTACATTAAGAGTGCAAGTGCCCACTCTCATGTTGACTCTTCCACATTGATTTAAATGAATGAAACCTCTGAAtctaaggctacgtctacactaggacagatcattttctccagggtattttgccgactatttttatacctgtccacacttcaaTTAAGGTGCGTTTAATGGCCACcctgcttctgcaaggtacaccTGCATTTGAGCCaactacgcatgcgtaaaaaggagaagcctcatgtgttacgtcatcgcccacgcggtttacctctgaaccgaaAACTCATTCCTCGCCAGCGGCAAATTTCGAAatactacaccttctagactgtcatcattttgtgatcacttttttttcccgtgATAGCAATCGAACGCATcatgcaggagcgagagtgaaagGGAGAGCACGTGCGGCTTTTATGAGCAGGAGCCGAGTTGTAATTGAAATAAGTCTTTataaaacaacgaaagcctggCATTGACTGACTTGGGATGTTATAATCGATgttcagttgcgctctcaccacttggaaaataaaaaatagaagcATATGTTGTGGCGCTGGGTATTTTTCCTGGCGGCCGCTACCAGGctgcttgtgcataaaagtgtcgatcctggaagtggcaacagttttgacaggcagaaatgtcttgggggggggggggaagaaaCTGATCGtgcgcctctttgactgggggtaccacgcaggtcacttttcggggtttaattttcctctatgcatttttatatacagtacttaagtacggttagcattgagttgggagggccaGCCCTGCAGCTGGCTGATGTGAGAGAACTCTGGAAACAAGCTCTataaaaaacgctcatctccacctcatccGCGATGGGAGTACCCCAAATGgggactgaattgaagcatattattgagaggtagtttgaaggttcaagaaaaatgtgtggaaaagaaaagaggagcaggaatgccacgtcgtgatcgtccgcctccgTTGTTTACATGCTGTCATGCCTTACTAAAAACCACGAAGGCATGACATCCCTTCCAGAATATCCGAATGTTGTAcagagacagcagtccatagtAGGCTGCgggtaacattacccgcctACGTTATCCGTAACAACTAATCCCGATAATAGGAATACTAGTGtggccgacatgccgtatagtccaactaattacatgtttaaggccattatccgtcctagacGTAGCCTAATTGACACTGTCTGCAGTCTCGTTTGCTGGCTACGCATTGTCGGCAGGTGTTTTCTAATGTTTAATTTGTTTGGGCAGACAGTGGTTAGGGTCACACAATGCCACATTTTGAGATCTGTTAAATCAACCTTGCATTGATTGAATACCCAATCTGCTTGTTCACACTGCACCTGATATTTTTCCTATTGTTTACAGTTCTTTGGGATGCTGAGCGTTTGTGTGATTGCGTGTAGAAGTGGCGGCCGCAGGAGTGGTTACCAGCCTCTTTATGCctgacgggggaaaaaaaaaactttcacttCGCCTCATGTTTAagttttactgattttgcaTGGGCGTGGTTAACTAATGTCAAATGTGTCAAAAGCAGTCAAGTAAGAATGTCACTGTCATTTTATTGAATTTGGCTGGACTTCCCTATATTGCAGCAAGTATTCACTTCTGTTTTCATTTGCACTGCCTTGAACTCACTACTGGGACTTTTTAACAGCTACTCATGGATTCAAGTTGCCTTTCCTTCTGTTACTCAGATTTTTAGTCGACTAAATGAATCGGAATCCACCGTGACAATGCCTTATTTCAGGTTGTTCTAGCACTATTGAGTCAACTACATTAGCTTTCTTTAATTAGCAGGCCATTTTTACGAGTTCTGTGTTAATTATAATGGCGCTACATGATTATGTTGTCTTTCCAAAATAAAGTATTTCACATTAAGATGGTTGTATTACAAGTATGTATTTTCATGTATTCTGTTGTGGCATCATGATAACGTTGCTcttaaaatgattttatttttagaaAGCCGTGAGCTGAATCAAATGATACAATCAACTTTccacattattattttattaaaaagaaatgtgtgttcaagagccTTTCATGTAATGTATTAGCTGTTTGTCTAACATTTACTTGCATTATGTTTTATTagtgaaataatagctttcaagcaaaccagggttcactaaatccggacttcGAGCCACTTTTCctctcgtgttttccatgtctccctccttccaacacacctgaatcaaataatcaggatcattatcaggcttcgcgagaggttgctgatgacgtaatcatttgattcaggtgtgttaggggagagcgacgtggaaaacacgacaggatagTTGGCATCGAGGTTTCAGATTTGCTGAACCCTGAAGTAAACCCAccaatttggggggaaaaaaaattgacgagTTTGCTGCAGAGACTAGATTATCCTAAAGATGGTGCAGTTGAGGCGCTTCAGTTTTGAAGGCAAAACCAGTAGATGAAATGatatgaataaaataataaagccAGTGCGTTCTGCTTTTCAGAAACTCGGCCTGCTTAAAAATATCtgaaataaaaagaaatattgCCAACCATAGACTGGGAAATAACAGGGAGGATGAACGAATGTGCGAGTCTTCATGGAAGGAAATTTTATATAGTACATGCTGGAGGGTTGGACATAATTTATTCAATGCAGCATAAATGATGGtcccaaccctattgataaagcacacacacacacacacacacacacacacacacacacacacaaaacacccTGATAAGGCATAACTGAAGTGAAAACCATTTCAGGTGACTATCTAGCACGGGAGTCAGCAGCCCGCAGCTCTAGA of Corythoichthys intestinalis isolate RoL2023-P3 chromosome 3, ASM3026506v1, whole genome shotgun sequence contains these proteins:
- the tspan36 gene encoding tetraspanin 36: MDCSIITSKTVLLFISLVFWAAGAGLAYVGAQVLNSFGTYDSFVEDEHHYALIPAVVIISISTLMFAFGLLGCFATIRESKVGLSFFFLIIMVMFAAEVAVLALSLIYQGKINGQLENSLTKAFSKFGEEGADTSTVDNLQTQLHCCGVRNYTSWFNTTWYQSHNGTVPKSCCKNDSISCTGRLDQLDMLNLEGCEVKLETLLKHVLRYAMLVVLGFAIIKFFGMLSVCVIACRSGGRRSGYQPLYA